One window of Hymenobacter sp. BRD128 genomic DNA carries:
- a CDS encoding AraC family transcriptional regulator — protein MKKQEKAPLRFASLSEAHRALGLPGPMHPLISLVRNAPPPAQGSGPPQPHVLGFYKVSFWPRQNRKLRYGQGYYDFEAGGLLFAAPGQLLGGTPQHEAREACAHVTLLIHPDFLASYPLAKKIRQYGFFTYSANEALHVSEPEREVLLALFRTMEAELASRLDEFSQDVVIAQLDLLLTYANRFYKRQFLTRKAVHRDLLQRLEATLAECFSPERLPEHGIPTVQYLAERLHVSASYLSDMLRTLTGQSAQQHIHDKLIERAKEQLASSSLSVSEVAYALGFEHSQSFSRFFKAKTTLSPLEFRRSFQLN, from the coding sequence ATGAAAAAGCAAGAAAAAGCGCCGCTGCGGTTTGCCTCCTTGTCGGAGGCGCACCGGGCCCTGGGTTTGCCGGGGCCCATGCACCCGCTTATCAGCCTGGTGCGCAATGCGCCGCCGCCCGCGCAGGGCAGCGGCCCGCCCCAGCCCCACGTGCTGGGCTTTTACAAGGTTTCCTTTTGGCCTAGGCAAAACCGTAAGCTCCGGTACGGCCAGGGGTATTACGACTTTGAGGCGGGCGGCCTGCTGTTTGCTGCTCCCGGCCAGTTGCTGGGCGGCACGCCGCAGCACGAGGCCAGGGAAGCGTGCGCCCACGTCACCCTGCTCATTCACCCCGATTTCCTGGCGAGCTACCCGCTGGCCAAAAAAATCCGGCAGTACGGCTTCTTCACCTACTCGGCCAATGAGGCGCTGCACGTGTCGGAGCCGGAGCGCGAGGTGCTGCTGGCGCTGTTTAGAACGATGGAAGCGGAGCTAGCCAGCCGCCTCGACGAGTTCAGCCAGGATGTGGTGATTGCCCAGCTCGACTTGCTGCTGACTTACGCCAACCGCTTTTACAAGCGCCAGTTTCTGACGCGCAAAGCCGTGCACCGCGACCTGCTGCAACGCCTGGAAGCGACGCTAGCCGAGTGCTTTAGCCCCGAGCGCCTACCCGAGCACGGCATTCCGACGGTGCAGTACCTGGCCGAGCGCCTGCACGTGTCGGCCAGCTACCTGAGCGATATGCTGCGTACGCTCACCGGCCAAAGCGCCCAGCAGCACATCCACGACAAGCTCATCGAGCGGGCGAAAGAGCAGTTGGCTTCCAGTAGCCTGTCGGTGAGCGAGGTGGCCTACGCGCTCGGTTTCGAGCACTCGCAGTCCTTTAGCCGGTTTTTCAAAGCCAAGACGACCCTTTCGCCGCTGGAATTCCGGCGGTCTTTCCAGCTTAATTAG
- a CDS encoding SDR family NAD(P)-dependent oxidoreductase, whose translation MTPQSLTAGGASLKIWFITGASRGFGRTWTEAALQRGDKVAATARQLASIADLTEKYGASVLPLELDVTKPEQVKAAVAQAHAHFGRLDIVLNNAGYSLVGTIEEASLDDLRALYETNVFGTVAVIQAALPLLRAQGHGHILGVSSTLGHVAPPVIGYYASSKWAFEAIHESLATEIAPFGIKVTIIEPGAYATEFGSPESLRFAEGLEVYTDFKKNFFAGLQGLERGNPAATPAALFAVVDAEQPPLRLFLGSHNLPQVRAVYAQRLATWEAWAAVSTAAQG comes from the coding sequence ATGACGCCGCAATCACTCACCGCTGGGGGCGCTAGCCTCAAAATCTGGTTTATCACGGGCGCTTCGCGCGGCTTTGGCCGCACCTGGACGGAAGCTGCCTTGCAACGGGGCGACAAAGTGGCCGCTACGGCGCGCCAACTGGCTAGCATCGCCGATTTGACGGAGAAATACGGGGCCAGCGTACTGCCCCTGGAGCTGGACGTGACCAAGCCCGAGCAGGTGAAAGCGGCCGTAGCGCAGGCCCACGCGCACTTCGGCCGGCTCGATATCGTGCTCAACAATGCTGGCTATTCCCTGGTCGGTACCATTGAGGAAGCCAGCCTAGATGACCTGCGGGCGCTATACGAAACCAATGTGTTCGGCACGGTTGCCGTTATTCAGGCCGCGCTGCCGCTGCTGCGGGCGCAGGGCCACGGCCATATTCTGGGCGTGTCGAGCACGCTGGGCCACGTGGCGCCGCCAGTAATCGGGTACTATGCCTCCTCCAAGTGGGCCTTCGAGGCCATTCACGAGAGCCTAGCCACCGAAATAGCGCCGTTTGGCATCAAGGTAACCATCATTGAGCCAGGCGCCTACGCCACCGAGTTTGGCAGCCCGGAGTCGTTGCGCTTTGCAGAAGGCCTGGAAGTGTACACCGATTTCAAGAAGAACTTCTTCGCGGGCCTGCAGGGCCTGGAACGGGGCAACCCGGCCGCGACTCCAGCCGCCCTGTTTGCCGTCGTAGATGCCGAGCAGCCGCCCCTGCGGCTGTTTCTGGGCAGCCACAACCTGCCCCAGGTGCGCGCGGTTTATGCCCAGCGGCTAGCCACCTGGGAGGCCTGGGCCGCCGTTTCTACGGCCGCCCAGGGCTAA
- a CDS encoding nucleotidyltransferase domain-containing protein has product MTTRIAAALAALEAERGIRILYACESGSRAWGFPSPDSDYDVRFLYCHPADWYLRLDEGPDTLNFPVDEELDLAGWELRKTLRLLRGSNAALFEWLQSPIVYHEAPGFRARLAPLLPLAFNLKAGLHHYLGQLRRGVEEDLIGGEVRLKRLFYALRAALAARWIRERHALPPMEFAPLRALLPSDLHGVVEELLVQKAHSNEKTVVARPAELVAFLVEEYAAGQAAREALPSARPTGLGDALDAVLRQQIAGVS; this is encoded by the coding sequence ATGACGACCCGCATCGCCGCCGCGCTGGCCGCTCTCGAAGCTGAGCGCGGCATCCGCATTCTCTACGCCTGCGAGTCGGGTAGCCGGGCCTGGGGCTTCCCCTCGCCCGACTCCGACTACGATGTGCGCTTTCTCTACTGCCACCCCGCCGACTGGTATCTGCGCCTCGATGAAGGCCCCGACACACTCAACTTTCCGGTCGATGAGGAGCTAGACCTGGCCGGCTGGGAGCTGCGCAAAACCCTGCGCCTGCTGCGCGGCTCCAACGCGGCCCTCTTCGAGTGGCTGCAGTCGCCCATCGTCTACCACGAGGCGCCCGGTTTTCGGGCCCGGCTAGCCCCGCTGCTGCCGCTAGCCTTCAACCTGAAAGCCGGCCTGCACCACTACCTGGGCCAGCTGCGGCGCGGGGTGGAGGAAGACCTAATTGGCGGAGAAGTGCGCCTGAAACGCCTGTTTTACGCCCTGCGCGCGGCCCTGGCCGCTCGCTGGATACGCGAGCGCCACGCGCTGCCGCCAATGGAGTTTGCGCCGCTGCGGGCACTGCTGCCATCGGATTTGCACGGTGTTGTGGAGGAGCTGCTGGTGCAAAAGGCTCATTCCAATGAGAAAACCGTGGTGGCCCGACCTGCCGAGCTGGTTGCCTTTCTGGTAGAAGAGTACGCGGCCGGGCAGGCGGCGCGGGAGGCATTACCCAGCGCGCGCCCGACGGGCCTGGGGGACGCGCTGGACGCAGTATTGCGCCAGCAGATAGCCGGGGTTTCGTAG